One window of the Corallococcus exiguus genome contains the following:
- a CDS encoding ABC transporter permease: MKSGRAIVLLGLYSMFSALVLLVVGFVTRELQAQVNAKLAESGGDSEMAAQAAEQMHQGVLGFLASNDAAMMEALAKVPIVVLIVFKITLFFLPAYVALMGFDQVSGEVGPRSMRYLTVRARRSSVLLGKFLSQATLLVGLVLIIDLAIFIYARIINDDFAFGVLVLNLLKFWSATVVFSLAYVSLTTLCSSLFRSPAVSLVFNFILLFVFWLMDSVGRSVSEENVLRFLRYLSPSYYSGNLLHPKLAEFAMSGAAYAAFAAVFLFGAYGVLRARDL, encoded by the coding sequence ATGAAGAGCGGCCGGGCCATCGTGCTGCTCGGCCTCTACAGCATGTTCTCCGCGCTGGTGCTGCTCGTGGTGGGCTTCGTCACCCGGGAGCTGCAGGCCCAGGTGAACGCGAAGCTCGCCGAATCCGGCGGGGACTCGGAGATGGCCGCGCAGGCCGCGGAGCAGATGCACCAGGGGGTGCTGGGCTTCCTCGCCAGCAACGACGCCGCGATGATGGAGGCGCTGGCGAAGGTGCCCATCGTGGTGCTCATCGTCTTCAAGATCACCCTCTTCTTCCTGCCCGCCTACGTCGCGCTGATGGGCTTCGACCAGGTGAGCGGCGAAGTGGGGCCGCGCTCCATGCGCTATCTCACGGTGCGCGCGCGCCGCTCGTCGGTGCTCCTGGGCAAGTTCCTCTCCCAGGCCACGCTGCTGGTGGGGCTGGTGCTGATCATCGACCTGGCCATCTTCATCTACGCGCGCATCATCAACGACGACTTCGCCTTCGGCGTGCTGGTGCTCAACCTCCTGAAGTTCTGGAGCGCCACCGTCGTCTTCTCGCTCGCGTACGTGTCCCTCACCACCCTGTGCTCCAGCCTCTTCCGCAGCCCCGCGGTGAGCCTGGTCTTCAACTTCATCCTGCTCTTCGTCTTCTGGCTGATGGACTCCGTGGGGCGCTCCGTGAGCGAGGAGAACGTGCTGCGCTTCCTGCGCTACCTGTCCCCGTCGTACTACTCGGGCAACCTGCTGCACCCGAAGCTCGCCGAGTTCGCCATGAGCGGCGCGGCCTACGCGGCCTTCGCGGCCGTCTTCCTCTTCGGCGCCTACGGCGTCCTGCGCGCGAGGGACCTGTGA
- a CDS encoding penicillin-binding transpeptidase domain-containing protein, translating into MTIRRLFAALPLFPLTLLLGASAPGPDANTAPSPAAPSDAQVLAQSVSALGTDAGPVGARALVEKVEAEQRAQSASLDAGGSASVAQAPDSGTAGEAVAVTPPEDSRPVDARALAEALASKDAAALEPGMVPPMPVPSREKAPPFGKLQGLPRAQDLVARAKLEGNKLVVKGGKNAPDQVLTIDPGLQASLTKIMQNYQVPYGAAVVLEPSTGRVLAMAEHSEAKPELRGLPIRAVYPAASIFKIVTGSALLEAGVSADTEACFHGGKRRLNERQLEDTERDGACYSLALAMGKSANVIFAKMTSKHLTADSLKRMAARLRFNREIPFAQPLDVSLAYIPEDGFALANTGAGFGDVYLSPLHGALLASVAANEGRWVDPVLVEPEPFMPLPEPEPVLTPTAAHELTRMLEETVTHGTARGVFRERGFQVKDAVGKTGTLADREPFRDYSWFVGFAPKDNPRVAVAALIVNDPKWRIRGSYLGREALRLALERIPAPVELTAPAGAAGKH; encoded by the coding sequence ATGACGATTCGCCGCCTCTTCGCCGCCCTGCCGCTGTTCCCCCTCACGCTGCTCCTGGGCGCCTCCGCGCCCGGGCCGGACGCGAACACCGCGCCGTCACCCGCCGCCCCGTCGGATGCCCAGGTGCTGGCGCAGTCGGTGAGCGCCCTGGGAACGGACGCGGGGCCCGTGGGCGCCCGTGCGCTGGTGGAGAAGGTGGAGGCCGAGCAGCGCGCCCAGTCAGCTTCGCTGGACGCGGGGGGCTCCGCGAGCGTCGCGCAGGCTCCAGATTCCGGGACCGCCGGTGAAGCCGTGGCGGTCACTCCGCCCGAGGATTCGCGCCCGGTGGATGCCCGCGCGCTGGCGGAGGCGCTGGCTTCGAAGGACGCCGCCGCGTTGGAGCCCGGGATGGTGCCTCCGATGCCGGTGCCCTCGCGGGAGAAGGCGCCGCCGTTCGGCAAGCTCCAGGGGCTGCCGCGCGCGCAGGACCTGGTGGCCCGCGCGAAGCTGGAGGGCAACAAGCTGGTGGTGAAGGGCGGCAAGAACGCGCCGGATCAGGTGCTCACCATCGACCCTGGCCTCCAGGCGTCGCTCACGAAGATCATGCAGAACTACCAGGTGCCCTACGGCGCCGCGGTGGTGCTGGAGCCCTCCACCGGCCGCGTGCTCGCGATGGCGGAGCACTCGGAGGCGAAGCCGGAGCTTCGCGGGCTGCCCATCCGCGCGGTGTACCCGGCCGCGAGCATCTTCAAGATCGTCACCGGCAGCGCGCTCCTGGAGGCCGGCGTGTCGGCCGACACCGAGGCCTGCTTCCACGGCGGCAAGCGTCGGCTGAACGAGCGGCAGCTGGAGGACACCGAGCGCGACGGCGCCTGCTATTCGCTGGCGCTGGCCATGGGCAAGAGCGCCAACGTCATCTTCGCCAAGATGACCAGCAAGCACCTGACTGCGGACTCCCTCAAGCGCATGGCGGCGCGCCTGCGCTTCAACCGCGAGATTCCCTTCGCGCAGCCGCTGGACGTGTCGCTCGCGTACATCCCGGAGGACGGCTTCGCGCTCGCCAACACCGGCGCGGGCTTTGGCGACGTGTACCTGTCCCCGCTGCACGGCGCGCTGCTGGCGTCGGTGGCCGCCAACGAGGGCCGTTGGGTGGACCCCGTGCTGGTGGAGCCGGAGCCCTTCATGCCCCTGCCGGAGCCGGAGCCCGTACTCACCCCCACCGCCGCGCATGAGCTCACGCGGATGCTGGAGGAGACCGTCACCCACGGCACCGCGCGCGGCGTCTTCCGTGAGCGCGGCTTCCAGGTGAAGGATGCGGTGGGCAAGACGGGCACGCTCGCGGACCGCGAGCCCTTCCGCGACTACTCGTGGTTCGTGGGCTTCGCGCCCAAGGACAACCCGCGCGTGGCCGTGGCCGCCCTCATCGTGAATGACCCGAAGTGGCGCATCCGCGGCTCCTACCTGGGCCGCGAGGCCCTGCGCCTGGCGTTGGAGCGCATCCCCGCGCCGGTGGAGTTGACGGCCCCCGCGGGCGCCGCCGGCAAGCACTGA
- a CDS encoding DUF4388 domain-containing protein has product MRGVCGDFSTMPLKDLVVHLGNRRATGTLNVERGDVRKQLLLRDGNVITASSNQPREYFGQFLINQGHLTEDQLERAFSTQAETHILLGKILIMTGTVSEATVRTVLSHKFREMLLDAFTWEEGGFDFRPTDDAPELEGLDVSVDLLDVHREGEFRETAWQAIRAVFPSGRVRLEVDERKLTDRKAGSMDERIVQLAKEGLSIDGMALALHATDFFLYQRLYALYRQDALRVSDEAPLPSPDPGAPTVVVVEEDDEDALDSGGVIGSESSSDEVLQAAQLFLDAGNLRDGEALARRAHEIAPSEHTTKLLREAEGRLLAELRKALMEPSRVPALMVTPAHLKTLPLTSPERYLLSRIDGRRDVAAIVHVSPLQELEALKFFQGFVATGLVKLTARPLS; this is encoded by the coding sequence ATGCGCGGCGTGTGTGGTGATTTTTCGACGATGCCCCTCAAGGACCTGGTCGTCCACCTCGGGAATCGCCGGGCCACCGGCACCCTGAACGTGGAGCGGGGAGACGTGCGCAAGCAGCTCTTGCTGCGCGACGGCAACGTCATCACCGCCAGCTCCAACCAGCCCCGCGAGTACTTCGGCCAGTTCCTGATCAACCAGGGTCACCTGACGGAGGATCAACTGGAGCGCGCGTTCTCCACGCAGGCGGAGACGCACATCCTGCTGGGGAAGATCCTGATCATGACGGGCACGGTGTCGGAAGCCACCGTGCGCACGGTGCTCTCCCACAAGTTCCGGGAGATGCTGCTGGACGCCTTCACGTGGGAGGAAGGCGGCTTCGACTTCCGCCCCACGGACGATGCGCCAGAGCTGGAGGGCCTGGACGTCAGCGTGGACCTGCTGGACGTGCACCGCGAGGGCGAGTTCCGAGAGACGGCCTGGCAGGCCATCCGCGCGGTGTTCCCTTCCGGCCGCGTGCGCCTGGAGGTGGACGAGCGCAAGCTGACGGACCGCAAGGCCGGCAGCATGGACGAGCGCATCGTGCAGCTCGCGAAGGAAGGCCTCAGCATCGACGGCATGGCGCTGGCGCTGCACGCCACCGACTTCTTCCTCTACCAACGGCTGTACGCGCTCTACCGCCAGGACGCGCTGCGGGTGTCCGACGAAGCGCCCCTGCCCTCCCCGGATCCCGGCGCGCCCACCGTCGTCGTGGTGGAGGAGGACGACGAGGACGCCCTGGACTCCGGCGGCGTCATCGGCTCCGAGTCCTCCTCCGACGAGGTGCTCCAGGCCGCCCAGCTCTTCCTGGACGCGGGCAACCTGCGCGACGGCGAGGCGCTGGCCCGGCGCGCGCACGAAATCGCGCCCAGCGAGCACACCACGAAGCTGCTGCGCGAAGCGGAAGGCAGGCTGCTCGCGGAGCTGCGCAAGGCGCTGATGGAGCCGTCGCGGGTGCCGGCGCTGATGGTGACGCCCGCGCACCTGAAGACGCTGCCCCTCACGTCACCGGAGCGCTACCTGCTGTCGCGCATCGACGGGCGGCGGGACGTGGCCGCCATCGTGCACGTGTCGCCCCTCCAGGAGCTGGAGGCCCTGAAGTTCTTCCAGGGCTTCGTGGCCACGGGGCTGGTGAAGCTCACCGCGCGTCCGCTGTCCTGA
- a CDS encoding glutaredoxin family protein, producing the protein MRVDIYSKPRCSLCVKAIAVVEEVRTRLPFELYVTDILQSPDLFEAWRYDIPVVLIDGVPAFKHRVDAETLEVRIREVMNGIPIAKTVGQDG; encoded by the coding sequence ATGCGAGTCGATATCTACTCGAAACCCCGGTGTTCCCTCTGTGTGAAGGCCATTGCCGTGGTCGAAGAGGTGCGGACCCGGCTGCCGTTCGAGCTCTACGTCACCGACATCCTCCAGAGCCCGGACCTCTTCGAGGCCTGGCGTTACGACATCCCCGTGGTCCTCATTGATGGGGTGCCCGCCTTCAAGCACCGGGTCGACGCGGAGACCCTGGAAGTCCGGATCCGCGAGGTGATGAATGGCATACCCATTGCTAAAACCGTGGGCCAGGATGGGTAA
- a CDS encoding GGDEF domain-containing response regulator has translation MGVKRKGAGKSGQPPTVLLVEPRAEDLERTRALLGEAGFRVVPLTRFDAAVPLFEVIRPDAVLLAAQPPDYAAIQTARRLRQVGKGTVPMMYLVDSHDRDAWRFCVEKGQCVDVVPRTVDGAELSMKLHAQMRLKQSVERAAAGEEAGTALALHDPVTGLYNRPFLLALIGLEARRTERYGGTFSVVAAEVTGWSALRKEHGKSMAERLLVYSAVVLGQTVREADAVARVGDSQFAMLLPGTPAESVPEVLARVEARFEAARFQMEGRVVRTSLELGAVSFPDTVGAPTQLLAAALQTLRRTRELRRAAGPARLMSV, from the coding sequence GTGGGTGTGAAGCGCAAGGGAGCGGGAAAGTCGGGCCAGCCGCCTACGGTGCTGCTGGTGGAGCCTCGCGCGGAGGACCTGGAGCGCACCCGGGCGCTCCTGGGGGAGGCTGGTTTCCGAGTGGTGCCCCTGACGCGCTTCGACGCGGCGGTGCCGTTGTTCGAGGTGATCCGTCCGGATGCCGTACTGCTGGCCGCGCAGCCGCCGGACTACGCGGCGATCCAGACGGCGCGGCGCCTGCGTCAGGTGGGCAAGGGCACGGTGCCGATGATGTACCTGGTGGATTCGCACGACCGGGACGCGTGGCGCTTCTGCGTGGAGAAGGGGCAGTGCGTGGACGTGGTGCCTCGCACGGTGGATGGCGCGGAGCTGTCCATGAAGCTGCACGCGCAGATGCGGCTCAAGCAGTCGGTGGAGCGCGCGGCCGCGGGTGAAGAGGCCGGCACGGCGCTGGCGCTGCACGACCCCGTGACGGGGCTCTACAACCGGCCCTTCCTGCTGGCCCTCATCGGGCTGGAGGCACGGCGGACGGAGCGCTACGGCGGGACATTCTCGGTGGTGGCGGCGGAGGTGACGGGTTGGAGCGCGCTTCGCAAGGAGCACGGCAAGAGCATGGCGGAGCGGCTGCTCGTCTACAGCGCGGTGGTGCTGGGGCAGACGGTGCGCGAGGCGGACGCGGTGGCGCGGGTGGGCGACAGTCAGTTCGCCATGCTGCTGCCGGGCACGCCGGCGGAGTCGGTGCCGGAGGTGCTGGCCCGGGTGGAGGCCCGGTTCGAGGCCGCCCGGTTCCAGATGGAGGGTCGCGTGGTGCGTACGTCGCTGGAGCTGGGAGCGGTGAGCTTCCCGGACACGGTGGGGGCTCCCACCCAGCTGTTGGCCGCGGCACTGCAGACCTTGAGGCGTACACGCGAGCTTCGGCGGGCAGCCGGTCCAGCCCGTCTGATGTCGGTTTGA
- a CDS encoding sigma-54-dependent transcriptional regulator has translation MDRIAVLVVDDEESVRTFLSELLGSSGYQVRCASSGSQALEMLSGGSFDAVLLDVVMPEMSGLEVLRRYRSTGGAAPVIVLSALSGADDAVRAMKMGASDYLAKPFGNDELQDVLARALGTRVPERQATAPAPRVVLTPAEAAAEARVLISTSPAMRRARALVERIADTDVPVLLLGESGTGKEVIAREIHARSQRHGRPFIKVNCAALPGELLESELFGHERGAFTGATAEKPGKFELADQGTIFLDEIGEMAIRLQAKLLQVLQDEEFFRVGGKKSVRVDSRVVVATNRDLEKEIALGNFREDLYYRLNVVAIRLPPLRERREDVVPLTDHFLKKYGKGFMTNVSELPSEVLHAFSDYEWPGNVRELENMVRRLCVLKDPTLVLDEIRAGGRAPASAPSLPTSFGGGDEFSPPPSRYVDESARVFAAPPSAHATASGAGVQVLEMPARGVVMTPPPVMTDATPFNAVAPQRYANPFDAPQPPPPPPPAGELSLKDIGKRAAMLAEREAILAMLQRTAWNKRRAAGKLRISYKALLYKIKECGIIDPRASAEF, from the coding sequence ATGGATCGGATCGCGGTGCTGGTGGTGGATGACGAGGAGTCGGTGCGCACGTTCCTTTCCGAGCTGCTGGGGAGCTCGGGGTACCAGGTGCGCTGTGCTTCGAGCGGTTCGCAGGCGCTGGAGATGCTCTCTGGCGGCTCGTTCGACGCGGTGCTGCTGGACGTGGTGATGCCGGAGATGAGTGGTCTGGAGGTGCTGCGCCGCTACCGGAGCACGGGCGGCGCGGCTCCGGTCATCGTGTTGAGCGCGCTGTCGGGCGCTGACGACGCGGTGCGCGCGATGAAGATGGGCGCCTCCGACTATCTGGCGAAGCCCTTTGGCAACGACGAGCTGCAGGACGTGCTCGCGCGCGCCCTGGGGACCCGCGTTCCGGAGCGGCAGGCGACCGCGCCCGCGCCCCGCGTGGTGTTGACGCCCGCCGAGGCCGCGGCGGAGGCCCGCGTGCTCATCTCCACGTCGCCGGCCATGCGCCGCGCGCGTGCGCTGGTGGAGCGCATCGCGGACACGGACGTGCCGGTGCTGCTGCTGGGTGAGTCCGGCACGGGCAAGGAAGTGATTGCCCGGGAAATCCATGCGCGCAGCCAGCGCCATGGCCGGCCGTTCATCAAGGTGAACTGCGCGGCGCTGCCGGGCGAGCTGCTGGAGAGCGAGCTGTTCGGCCACGAGCGCGGCGCCTTCACGGGCGCCACGGCGGAGAAGCCGGGCAAGTTCGAGCTGGCGGATCAGGGCACCATCTTCCTGGACGAGATTGGCGAGATGGCCATCCGCCTCCAGGCGAAGCTGCTCCAGGTGTTGCAGGACGAGGAGTTCTTCCGCGTCGGCGGCAAGAAGAGCGTCCGCGTGGACAGCCGCGTGGTGGTGGCGACGAACCGCGACCTGGAGAAGGAGATCGCGCTCGGCAACTTCCGCGAGGACCTGTACTACCGCCTCAACGTGGTGGCCATCCGCCTGCCGCCCCTTCGCGAGCGCCGCGAGGACGTGGTGCCGCTCACCGACCACTTCCTCAAGAAGTACGGCAAGGGCTTCATGACGAACGTGTCCGAGCTGCCCTCGGAGGTGCTCCACGCGTTCAGCGACTACGAGTGGCCGGGCAACGTGCGCGAGCTGGAGAACATGGTGCGCCGGCTGTGCGTGCTGAAGGACCCGACCCTGGTGCTGGATGAAATCCGCGCCGGTGGCCGTGCTCCGGCGAGCGCCCCGTCGCTGCCCACGTCGTTCGGCGGTGGGGACGAGTTCAGCCCGCCTCCGTCGCGCTACGTGGACGAGTCCGCTCGCGTCTTCGCGGCTCCTCCATCCGCGCACGCGACGGCTTCGGGCGCCGGTGTGCAGGTGCTGGAGATGCCCGCGCGCGGCGTGGTGATGACGCCTCCGCCGGTGATGACGGATGCAACGCCGTTCAACGCCGTGGCGCCGCAGCGCTACGCGAACCCGTTCGATGCTCCGCAGCCTCCGCCTCCGCCGCCTCCGGCCGGGGAGCTGTCGCTCAAGGACATCGGCAAGCGCGCGGCGATGCTCGCGGAGCGCGAGGCCATCCTCGCGATGCTCCAGCGCACCGCGTGGAACAAGCGCCGCGCGGCGGGCAAGCTGCGCATCAGCTACAAGGCGCTGCTCTACAAGATCAAGGAGTGCGGCATCATCGACCCTCGCGCGAGCGCGGAGTTCTAG
- a CDS encoding SDR family oxidoreductase, with the protein MTAPLLLLGCGYTLTRFAVAEARSGREVLATTRDAARRSVLESAGVHVVSIDDALSRVEGAHVVTSVPPEAGLDARFAEALSRSRPARLVYLSSTGVYGSARGHVDESTPVDNTSTVSRARLEAEDLFLPLGASVMRISGIYGPGRGTSGRLKAGTLRIPDSGGGRLSRIHVDDLVGAVRVVLERGAPGEVYCVADRRPATQEETASWLCQQLGLPMPPRVPFESLHESLRGDRAISAAKLEALGWTPRYPDFTTGFLAAMEEEARG; encoded by the coding sequence ATGACCGCTCCGCTCCTCCTGCTTGGCTGTGGTTACACGCTCACGCGGTTCGCGGTGGCGGAGGCCCGCTCGGGCCGGGAGGTCCTGGCCACGACTCGGGACGCCGCTCGCCGTTCGGTGCTGGAGAGCGCGGGTGTCCACGTCGTGTCGATTGACGACGCGCTGTCACGGGTAGAGGGCGCGCACGTCGTGACCTCCGTTCCTCCGGAGGCCGGGTTGGATGCCCGCTTCGCGGAAGCACTGTCCCGCTCGCGTCCCGCCCGGCTCGTCTACCTGTCTTCCACGGGCGTCTATGGCTCCGCTCGCGGACACGTGGATGAGTCCACGCCGGTCGACAATACCTCCACGGTCTCCCGCGCACGCCTGGAGGCAGAGGACCTCTTCCTCCCCCTGGGTGCGAGCGTCATGCGCATCTCGGGCATCTACGGCCCGGGGCGCGGCACGTCCGGACGCTTGAAGGCGGGCACGCTGCGCATCCCTGACTCGGGTGGAGGACGGCTGTCGCGCATCCACGTGGACGACCTGGTGGGCGCGGTGCGCGTGGTGCTCGAACGCGGCGCTCCTGGGGAGGTGTACTGCGTGGCCGACCGCCGCCCCGCGACGCAGGAGGAGACGGCCTCGTGGCTCTGTCAGCAGCTGGGCCTCCCCATGCCGCCGCGCGTGCCCTTCGAGTCCCTCCATGAATCGCTGCGCGGCGACCGCGCCATCAGCGCCGCGAAGCTGGAGGCCCTGGGCTGGACGCCGCGCTACCCGGACTTCACCACGGGCTTCCTCGCGGCGATGGAGGAGGAAGCGCGCGGCTGA